In Planococcus versutus, the DNA window ACTTGAAGCGATTACAGCAGCGCTCGAAGAGTTTGGAAATCCGCATAAAGTTGGAAAGTTTATTCACTTAGCCGGAACAAATGGCAAAGGATCTACAGCAACTTTTTTGTCAGCAATTTTGCGAGCACACGGTTATCGTGTGGGTACTTTTTACTCTCCGTGTATTGAAGACCTCCATGATCAAATTCAAGTCGATGGAAAACCCATTAGCTCACAGGAACTAAATGTAGTTATGAAACAATTGAGTTGTTTACAAACACCAGTAACCGATTTTGAACTATTAACGCTGGTTGCATTTATCGTTTTTGAAAATCATGCACTTGACTTTATCCTTATTGAAGCAGGGATGGGAGGAGCGCTTGACAGCACAAACGTCATCGATTCAGAAATTGCTATTATCCCGTCGATCTCTATTGATCATACCAATTTCTTAGGAGAAACCATAGAAAAAATCGCTTGGCATAAAGCAGGGATTATAAAAAAATGGAAGCCTGTCGTCATTGGCAACTTGCCAGAAGAAGCTTTGAAACTCGTTCAGCAAACGGCGGATAACCTTCACGCTGAAGTCATTCAACCAAAAAAACAACTAACCGTGCCATTAAAATTAAAAGGATCTCATCAACTTGGAAACGCTACGTTAGCACTTGAAGCTGCTAAAGAGTTAATAAGCAAAGAATTTGATGAAGAAAAATCTTTAAACGCTTTATCTTCTGCTACGCTTGCTTATCGATTTGAAGAAATCTTTCCTGGTGTTATTTTTGACGGAGCACATAATCAGGCAGGTGCGGAAGCACTTGTTAAAACTGTGCAAGAAACTTTTCCAGATCGCCCTGTTCATATTGTTATGGGAATTTTGAAAGGAAAAGACTATAAAAACGTGTTGCGTCAGTTAGAAACGATAAGCGATCATTTTACATTTGTTGACTTTGATGATGACCGAGCATTGTCATCAAAAATATTATTTTCAGAAAATAGAAGTAAAAGGAAGACAATTCTAAAATCGTATGATATATTACCTGTATATAATAAAGAGGAAGTGACTATAGTCACTGGTTCTCTTTACCTGTTAACGCTACTAAATGATGCGGAAAAGTTGTTTTTTAGTCTTTATCGAGTCTAAACACAAATTGATTTTTGAGGTGTATGAAAGGAAAGATGTTATGGAAAATCATAAAAAACGTAAAGTTGTTCTGTGGAGTTTGTGGCTACTCATTGTTCCTGCAGGCTTATTGACCATCTATAACTTCTTTCCACCAGTCATAATGGAGCCGTGGAATTTGGTAGCTTATACATTGTTTTTTATACTCATGAGTTTTATGCCTATGAATATTAATGGAGCTTCGACATTTTTGGTGCAATGGGTCACAGTCGCAGTATTCTTGAAATATGGAATCTTTGTTGAAATTTTAATAACTCAATTAGCAATGTTTATCGTCTTGTATAGAAGTCGCACAAACGAAGAGCAATCGTTGAGAATTCCGTTTAATTCGCTTATGTTTTTTTTCGTGTCGCTCATTGCAGGTCTAACCTATATGCTAGCAGGTGGAGAATTCAATTCACTAGATT includes these proteins:
- a CDS encoding bifunctional folylpolyglutamate synthase/dihydrofolate synthase, whose translation is MIIGLEHYKSKWNIHTDSAIHPGLEAITAALEEFGNPHKVGKFIHLAGTNGKGSTATFLSAILRAHGYRVGTFYSPCIEDLHDQIQVDGKPISSQELNVVMKQLSCLQTPVTDFELLTLVAFIVFENHALDFILIEAGMGGALDSTNVIDSEIAIIPSISIDHTNFLGETIEKIAWHKAGIIKKWKPVVIGNLPEEALKLVQQTADNLHAEVIQPKKQLTVPLKLKGSHQLGNATLALEAAKELISKEFDEEKSLNALSSATLAYRFEEIFPGVIFDGAHNQAGAEALVKTVQETFPDRPVHIVMGILKGKDYKNVLRQLETISDHFTFVDFDDDRALSSKILFSENRSKRKTILKSYDILPVYNKEEVTIVTGSLYLLTLLNDAEKLFFSLYRV